DNA from Phragmites australis chromosome 16, lpPhrAust1.1, whole genome shotgun sequence:
GACCGTAGCAGAACCAGTGAAACGTGAAGCTGCGACGGTGGTTATGTCGGTTGGacataaaatattataatataggAAAGAGAAGATAGAGGATAAAATAAGAAGATTCTATTGGAGATGAAGGGAATCAGGGATGCTgcaatagtgataggggatgctataatagtattttagaggatgaaattttaaagattctgttggagatgacctaaTGGTAATGCTGAGGTGATTCGGACGTGGTTTCCAGAGCGGCGTGGAGGAAGCACTACCCCCTCTTGGCTCTCAGGCCTCCCGTGCCGTCGCCCACccgcgcttcttctcctcctctcgcTGGCGCTCCACCAAGCGATCCGCCTCAAAGCCGCCAATGGACTCGGATGCCGGGGAGCCCTTCTACGTCATCCGCATCTACCTCAGCGAATGCCAAGCTCAAGTCAGCAATTCGGtatctttcttttccttctctttgctttcctttcctttccttacACGGATTGCTGGCTTGCCTGCTTATGATGTGAGACCCTCCTGCTACTTACTGTCTTCAAAGGCCACTCTCTGCCTAAAGACACCGAGGAATATCTCGCTGCGCGCGGGTTAGGGAACGCCCTCTCCTCCATTCAAGCCACAGATGCCAGAGATGAATTGTTCGGCGATCTCGTTCCCTGCCCTTTCCAGGTGAAAAAACAATGCTCTGTGCTTGCAACCTTCAGCTGCTTCACAGCCATGCCCCATGTCCATCACTTGCCAATGTTTCCCGTTACCTATCTTCTATGGACCAGTTTCCTTGAGCGTTGAGCACATCTTTCATTTATATCCTCGGGTGTTCTTGCATTTGTCCATGACATTTCTGGTAGAGTGTTGATTGTGCAACTTTTGGTTTCAGCAACCTGATGGGACTGCATCCTCTACATCGAAAAGGTCACAGGAGATTGTGAGtagcattttctttttcattataAGTGTGAATATATGATCCGTTGAAAAGTGTCCTCTACACGACTTATGAGTTCTCTACATATCTCATTTACTCGCACCAACAATCATTTTCTGAAGGAAACTAGTCCAGCAAAGAAGCATCCCAAAGTTGCTGAGCAGGAACCGTTACCTGATAGTCATGTGAGTATGAATAATGCAATGCGCAGATTATGCATGCCTCTGCCATGTTTCTTGGTTTGCTCctgttgttttaatttgatATTAGCATGTACATTTGCGACTTATCTTCACTACGATGATATGTTGACTTGTTCTCACCAGCAGACTTGATTATCTTCAGCTCTCTTGTATTCTTGAATTTGATGGTGCTTCTAAAGGAAATCCTAGGAGAGCAGGTGCAGGAGCAATAATAAGGCAGTTAGATGGATCTCTGGTATGTAGACCAACTGATGGCTAAGCTGGTGTGTTCTATTAAGATTCAGTTATCATGCCTAGCTGGTAACTGTGTTATGC
Protein-coding regions in this window:
- the LOC133895240 gene encoding uncharacterized protein LOC133895240; amino-acid sequence: MDSDAGEPFYVIRIYLSECQAQVSNSTLLLLTVFKGHSLPKDTEEYLAARGLGNALSSIQATDARDELFGDLVPCPFQQPDGTASSTSKRSQEIETSPAKKHPKVAEQEPLPDSHLSCILEFDGASKGNPRRAGAGAIIRQLDGSLIAQLREGLGIATNNASEYGALEGFKYIRARGDSKVICNQVSDLYRNIRSDSYLDFWEEIESDLKISFRRFQLKLGQD